The following are encoded in a window of Telmatobacter sp. DSM 110680 genomic DNA:
- a CDS encoding M48 family metallopeptidase: MAIVQRLMIAGTVTILFMFSSGSVAGQAPSAPQSQPIPVSSSASSRISSRVEPHSEQAYSLPPDKLAQAVALNKIRVTLDIAGSLWSLLVLFWLLASGTATRLDAWTAERLKRRWVQGLAFFAILIVFLSAAGLPVDAIGHAASLRYGISVQSWASWFGDQGKGMAVSLVMGVPIALFFNWIVRKSPLRYWVWLWVISLPLIVLSVFVAPLIIDPLFNKFEPLGKTHPVLVTRLEALVARTGTSVPPERMFLMKASEKSNGINAYVTGIGSSKRFVMWDTTTDRMPDDEIVFIFGHESGHYVLNHIPKMLAGMMGGLFFVFWGSAKLAQAIVRRFGERWKVVGVGSRAGFLTLFFALSIAGFVLTPVGNTFSRHFEHEADVYGQEAIHGLVADPQKTAVSSFNHLGEAWLDDPNPNAFVEFWSYSHPSVQNRAKFAEQYNPWVNGGHGKFLEK, encoded by the coding sequence GTGGCAATTGTGCAGCGTCTGATGATCGCAGGTACTGTAACGATTCTGTTCATGTTCAGTTCCGGATCAGTCGCCGGACAAGCGCCTTCCGCGCCTCAAAGCCAGCCGATCCCGGTTTCCAGCTCTGCATCGAGCCGAATCTCGAGCCGGGTCGAACCGCATTCCGAGCAAGCCTACTCTTTGCCGCCGGACAAACTGGCACAGGCGGTTGCGTTGAACAAGATCCGCGTAACGCTGGACATTGCCGGTTCGCTGTGGAGCTTGCTTGTGCTGTTTTGGCTGCTTGCATCCGGAACTGCTACGCGGTTAGACGCGTGGACGGCGGAAAGGCTGAAGCGACGCTGGGTTCAGGGGCTGGCATTCTTTGCGATATTGATCGTTTTCTTAAGTGCTGCCGGCCTTCCAGTCGATGCCATCGGGCACGCGGCCAGTTTGCGTTACGGGATCAGCGTGCAGAGCTGGGCAAGCTGGTTCGGAGACCAGGGGAAAGGAATGGCGGTTTCACTTGTGATGGGCGTGCCGATCGCGCTTTTCTTCAACTGGATTGTCCGCAAATCGCCGCTTCGCTACTGGGTTTGGTTGTGGGTGATCTCACTGCCGCTGATTGTGCTTTCGGTGTTTGTAGCGCCTCTCATCATTGATCCGCTGTTCAACAAGTTCGAGCCGCTAGGGAAGACGCATCCTGTGCTCGTGACCAGGCTGGAAGCGCTGGTGGCTCGGACGGGAACTTCTGTTCCGCCGGAGCGCATGTTCTTGATGAAGGCCAGCGAAAAGAGCAATGGGATCAACGCGTACGTTACCGGGATCGGATCGAGCAAGCGCTTTGTCATGTGGGATACGACAACCGACCGGATGCCGGACGACGAGATCGTGTTCATCTTCGGCCACGAGAGCGGACATTATGTGCTGAACCATATTCCTAAAATGCTGGCGGGCATGATGGGGGGGCTGTTTTTTGTTTTCTGGGGGAGCGCAAAGCTGGCGCAGGCGATAGTGCGGCGCTTCGGGGAAAGATGGAAGGTTGTGGGAGTTGGAAGCCGTGCGGGGTTTCTCACACTGTTTTTTGCGCTTTCGATTGCGGGATTTGTCCTGACGCCGGTGGGCAACACGTTCAGCCGTCACTTTGAGCATGAGGCTGATGTCTACGGGCAGGAGGCGATTCACGGCCTGGTGGCGGATCCGCAGAAGACGGCGGTATCGTCGTTCAACCACCTGGGCGAGGCGTGGCTCGACGATCCCAATCCAAATGCGTTTGTGGAGTTCTGGTCGTACAGCCATCCGTCGGTGCAGAACCGCGCCAAGTTTGCGGAGCAATACAATCCGTGGGTCAACGGCGGACACGGGAAGTTCTTAGAAAAATAG
- a CDS encoding low affinity iron permease family protein, producing MANPPLEVQTRTTNDAFGKFAASASGWLGSKWAFAGAGMIIVIWAALGPIFHFSDTWQLVINTGTTIVTFLMVFLIQNTQNRDARAINLKLNELIRAIDKARDQMIDIENLSDLELDELQSKYEKIRSACIQRQPVRPRGQDLVAGTETITSK from the coding sequence ATGGCGAATCCGCCCCTGGAAGTTCAGACGCGCACCACAAATGACGCATTCGGAAAGTTCGCTGCCTCGGCATCAGGATGGCTGGGATCGAAGTGGGCGTTCGCCGGTGCCGGCATGATTATCGTAATCTGGGCAGCCCTTGGGCCAATCTTCCACTTCTCTGATACCTGGCAGCTAGTCATAAATACAGGCACAACCATCGTCACATTCTTGATGGTGTTTCTAATCCAGAACACTCAGAATCGAGACGCTCGAGCAATCAATCTGAAGCTCAATGAGCTTATCCGCGCCATCGACAAGGCTCGCGATCAGATGATTGATATCGAAAATCTGAGTGACCTTGAGCTTGACGAGCTCCAATCCAAATACGAAAAAATCAGGAGCGCATGCATCCAGCGCCAACCCGTCCGCCCGCGGGGCCAAGATCTGGTTGCCGGTACAGAAACCATCACGAGCAAATGA
- a CDS encoding septal ring lytic transglycosylase RlpA family protein, whose amino-acid sequence MADVQHANVRRSACLTFLLIAGVGLAGCGHKKQPQPSPTATAPPVYRPSTPSAPSRPSTGGIPVTPVPEGGVTAEDKEFILSHRPIYSEEGSATWYTAPYKGRKAANGQVFSDEALTAAHRTLPMGSLIVVTNLRTRQASSMRISDRGPFVPNKIIDLTIASAKSIGIYRSGTDRVRVDVYETPKPMDVGGRWCVQIGPFLSEHKALKFKEKLLSEYAGSKVIEFAGERSYWVRIRPQGDDRGQAEEMARRLQPDEGVAYLTRLD is encoded by the coding sequence ATGGCGGATGTTCAACACGCAAACGTGCGCCGTTCCGCGTGCCTGACTTTTTTGTTGATTGCCGGAGTTGGGCTGGCTGGCTGCGGGCACAAGAAGCAGCCGCAGCCGTCGCCGACGGCAACGGCTCCCCCCGTCTACAGGCCTTCGACGCCGTCCGCGCCATCACGACCGAGCACGGGCGGTATTCCGGTCACACCTGTTCCTGAGGGCGGAGTGACGGCGGAAGACAAGGAATTCATCCTCAGTCATCGCCCGATCTACAGTGAAGAGGGCTCGGCGACGTGGTACACCGCTCCTTATAAGGGACGAAAAGCCGCCAATGGACAGGTGTTCAGCGACGAGGCTCTCACGGCCGCACATCGCACGCTACCGATGGGGTCGCTGATCGTGGTGACGAATCTGAGGACGCGTCAGGCCTCGTCGATGCGCATCAGCGATCGGGGACCCTTTGTTCCAAACAAGATTATTGACTTGACGATTGCGTCAGCGAAGTCGATTGGGATTTATCGCTCGGGCACGGATCGCGTGCGGGTGGACGTTTATGAGACGCCGAAGCCAATGGATGTGGGCGGCCGCTGGTGCGTGCAGATTGGGCCGTTTTTGAGCGAGCACAAGGCGCTCAAATTCAAGGAGAAGCTGCTCAGCGAATATGCAGGCTCAAAGGTGATCGAGTTTGCAGGAGAACGCAGCTACTGGGTGCGCATCCGGCCGCAGGGAGATGACCGCGGGCAGGCTGAGGAGATGGCGCGGCGGCTGCAGCCCGACGAGGGCGTGGCTTATCTAACGCGGCTGGACTGA
- a CDS encoding SpoIIE family protein phosphatase translates to MMRATLLGALLLAVCVSEAWCQVFDFEAGRDKTSELEMMWRFHPGDDPNGTLGWAQPGFDDSGWALLRSDTPWSVQGYDRYSGFAWYRFKVRLPQDAEPLALCIPRIFTSYHLFADGKLIGESGKMPPQGAHFYDLDHIFVIPVGPSTPDRVVTFAIRVWHSPKYAASVGGGPQGAPILGVLAAVQGLKASRNWGRFWNATAGNVLMLMNLVAAFGGFFLFWMRPGDLEYLWFGLYELLTGADHLVVDWPLFYPSPADVLSSADAWMSAASWVLFLLFVFKILDGQRNWLFWSAIGTSVATVLSEAALNLDWTSVRTWETFWGITLLPYFACILLLLYRSALNGVPDARMLLAPVAICYATWFMRIVLWVLEDSGQTWIAPFAARFNRLASWPFPFSAQDVADMVMLLAVLAILPLRFARSRRDEERLAGEMESARTVQQVLVPVEVPEIPGFRIESIYKPAGQVGGDFFQIIPLANGSTVIAIGDVSGKGMPAAMTVALLVGTLRTLAHYVESPAEILYAMNQRMLARSRGGFTTCLVLRADANGEILVANAGHIAPFVNGKELAIENGLPLGLSGGSSYPEERFDFGNGEQLTLMTDGVVEARGKDGELFGFERTAALSIARAEYIAQVAQSFGQEDDITVLTLARTQAVARI, encoded by the coding sequence ATGATGCGCGCGACACTCCTTGGTGCGTTGCTCCTGGCCGTCTGCGTGAGCGAGGCGTGGTGCCAGGTTTTTGACTTCGAAGCTGGCCGCGACAAGACCAGCGAGTTGGAAATGATGTGGCGCTTCCATCCGGGAGATGATCCGAATGGAACACTAGGATGGGCGCAACCAGGCTTTGACGATTCGGGATGGGCGCTGCTGAGATCGGATACGCCCTGGAGCGTGCAAGGCTACGATCGCTATTCCGGCTTTGCATGGTACCGGTTTAAGGTGCGCCTCCCTCAGGACGCTGAGCCTCTGGCACTGTGTATTCCGCGCATCTTCACGAGCTACCATCTTTTCGCCGATGGAAAGCTCATTGGCGAGTCCGGAAAGATGCCGCCGCAAGGCGCGCACTTTTACGACCTGGATCACATCTTCGTGATTCCTGTCGGTCCGTCTACCCCAGACCGCGTGGTGACGTTCGCGATCCGCGTCTGGCATTCACCCAAGTATGCCGCCAGCGTTGGAGGAGGGCCGCAGGGCGCCCCGATCTTGGGGGTTTTGGCGGCGGTACAGGGGCTGAAAGCATCGCGCAACTGGGGCCGGTTCTGGAACGCGACAGCAGGCAACGTGCTCATGCTTATGAATCTAGTGGCGGCGTTCGGGGGGTTCTTCCTGTTCTGGATGCGGCCCGGCGATCTCGAATATTTGTGGTTCGGGCTGTACGAGCTGCTTACAGGAGCAGACCACCTCGTCGTTGATTGGCCGCTTTTTTATCCGTCTCCCGCCGACGTCCTTTCTTCAGCGGATGCTTGGATGTCGGCGGCCAGTTGGGTTCTGTTTCTGCTGTTTGTGTTCAAGATCCTGGACGGCCAAAGGAATTGGCTTTTCTGGAGCGCCATAGGGACTTCCGTGGCGACGGTTTTAAGCGAAGCCGCTCTCAACCTGGATTGGACGAGCGTGAGAACCTGGGAAACGTTCTGGGGGATCACTCTGCTGCCGTACTTTGCGTGCATCCTCTTATTGCTGTACCGATCAGCGCTGAACGGCGTTCCGGACGCGCGGATGTTGCTCGCACCAGTCGCAATCTGTTACGCCACATGGTTCATGCGGATTGTGCTGTGGGTGCTCGAAGACAGCGGCCAGACCTGGATCGCCCCTTTTGCCGCCCGATTCAATCGTCTTGCCAGTTGGCCCTTCCCCTTCTCTGCGCAGGATGTGGCAGACATGGTAATGCTGCTCGCAGTGCTGGCCATTTTGCCCTTGCGCTTTGCCCGCTCGCGACGCGATGAAGAGAGACTGGCGGGGGAGATGGAGTCAGCGCGCACAGTGCAGCAGGTACTGGTTCCCGTGGAGGTGCCAGAGATTCCCGGCTTCAGGATCGAGAGCATCTACAAGCCGGCCGGCCAAGTCGGTGGCGACTTCTTTCAGATCATTCCATTGGCAAATGGGAGCACGGTGATCGCGATTGGCGACGTGAGCGGCAAGGGCATGCCCGCGGCGATGACCGTTGCGCTGCTGGTGGGAACACTGCGCACGCTGGCCCATTACGTCGAGAGCCCGGCGGAAATTCTTTACGCGATGAACCAGCGGATGTTGGCACGAAGCCGCGGCGGGTTCACAACATGCCTGGTGCTCCGGGCCGACGCGAACGGAGAGATTCTCGTGGCCAACGCTGGCCACATCGCACCGTTCGTGAACGGAAAGGAGCTCGCCATAGAAAACGGGCTTCCGCTGGGCTTGAGCGGCGGAAGCAGTTATCCCGAAGAGAGATTTGATTTCGGCAACGGAGAGCAGTTGACACTGATGACCGACGGTGTGGTGGAGGCCCGCGGAAAAGATGGGGAACTGTTTGGGTTCGAGCGCACCGCGGCTCTTTCGATCGCCCGCGCGGAGTATATTGCGCAGGTTGCGCAGAGTTTCGGCCAGGAGGATGACATCACAGTGCTCACACTCGCTCGGACCCAGGCAGTGGCGCGCATATGA
- a CDS encoding metallopeptidase TldD-related protein, whose product MKTMLLGALLCFTLAATSATGQRKAATHPAAIKDAGQASPVLLDTMSGELQRAFTSLGKPGPNQKDADKQLPPYFLSYSVADASSVSIRAQFGALADSNSNHVRVADVQVRIGDPKLDNTHGTHRASAVNSLQLPLTDDRVALARTLWLATNAGYGTALDNFLRVKTEAQVRAKEEDTSPDFSKESPEVSITKAAPQIVIDRAAWEQRIKSLSRVFRDYPDVYQNIAMLTVQNETDYYASSEGSRVVAPHTQARVVVFAVTRADDGMDLFRAQTFEAETVDGLPSQESMEAGVRELGKSLEALRKAPVTEPFDGPAILSGRASAVFFHEVLGHRLEGQRQRGDEEGQTFTKELNKPVLPPFMSVSDDPTVTTFGKTWLSGSYTYDDEGVKARRVDLIQDGVLKTFLMSRLPIASFAASNGHGRAQTGRMPTGRQGNLIVTSTKTESEADLKKQLIEEAKKQGKPYGLYFEDISSGFAVTTRSAPQAFQVIPLVVYRVYVDGRPDELVRGVSIVGTPLAAMKRIVATSDKPEVFNGECGAESGTVPVSAVAPAMLVSEIETQRQQQGTQRPPILPIPGAAAPIATKEAQ is encoded by the coding sequence ATGAAGACTATGCTGCTGGGGGCTCTGCTCTGCTTCACCCTTGCGGCTACCAGCGCAACCGGCCAGCGAAAAGCAGCCACGCATCCCGCCGCCATCAAAGACGCCGGCCAAGCATCGCCCGTCCTGCTCGACACAATGAGCGGCGAATTGCAGCGCGCCTTCACATCGCTAGGCAAGCCCGGCCCAAACCAAAAAGACGCCGACAAGCAACTTCCGCCATACTTCCTCAGCTATTCCGTGGCTGACGCCTCTTCCGTCTCCATCCGTGCCCAATTCGGTGCCCTGGCTGACAGCAACAGCAATCACGTCCGCGTAGCTGACGTGCAAGTGCGCATCGGCGACCCCAAGCTCGACAACACCCACGGTACCCATCGCGCCTCCGCCGTCAATAGCCTTCAGTTGCCATTGACCGATGATCGTGTTGCCCTCGCGCGCACTCTCTGGCTGGCCACCAATGCCGGATATGGCACCGCGCTTGACAACTTCCTTCGCGTCAAGACAGAGGCCCAGGTCCGTGCCAAAGAGGAAGACACCTCGCCCGACTTCAGCAAGGAGTCCCCTGAGGTGTCGATCACCAAAGCGGCACCGCAGATCGTGATTGACCGCGCCGCATGGGAACAGCGCATAAAGTCCCTCAGCCGCGTCTTTCGCGATTATCCCGATGTCTACCAGAACATCGCGATGCTCACCGTGCAGAACGAAACCGACTACTACGCATCCTCTGAAGGCTCACGCGTAGTCGCTCCGCATACCCAGGCGCGCGTGGTTGTCTTCGCCGTAACCCGCGCCGATGACGGCATGGACCTGTTCCGCGCCCAAACCTTTGAAGCAGAAACCGTCGATGGCCTGCCTTCGCAGGAATCGATGGAAGCGGGCGTCCGCGAATTAGGCAAGAGTCTCGAAGCCCTGCGTAAAGCCCCCGTCACCGAGCCGTTTGATGGTCCCGCGATTCTCTCTGGCCGTGCATCCGCCGTGTTCTTCCACGAAGTCCTCGGCCACCGCCTCGAAGGCCAGCGCCAGCGCGGCGACGAAGAAGGACAGACCTTCACCAAGGAACTCAACAAGCCAGTTCTACCGCCCTTCATGTCGGTCTCCGACGATCCCACCGTAACCACCTTCGGTAAGACCTGGCTAAGCGGCAGCTACACCTATGACGACGAGGGCGTGAAAGCCCGCCGCGTCGACCTCATTCAGGACGGCGTTCTCAAAACGTTTCTCATGTCCCGCCTGCCCATCGCCAGCTTTGCCGCCTCCAACGGCCATGGCCGCGCCCAGACTGGACGCATGCCCACCGGCCGTCAAGGCAACCTCATCGTCACTTCCACAAAGACCGAGTCCGAAGCTGACTTGAAAAAGCAATTGATCGAAGAAGCCAAGAAACAAGGCAAACCCTACGGCCTCTACTTCGAAGACATCTCTTCCGGATTTGCAGTCACCACGCGTAGCGCACCGCAGGCCTTTCAGGTCATCCCACTCGTGGTCTACCGCGTATATGTTGACGGCCGTCCCGATGAACTTGTTCGCGGCGTCAGCATTGTCGGTACTCCCCTCGCTGCGATGAAACGCATCGTGGCCACCAGTGACAAGCCCGAAGTCTTCAACGGCGAGTGCGGCGCGGAATCCGGCACCGTTCCCGTCAGCGCAGTCGCACCCGCCATGCTTGTCAGCGAAATTGAAACCCAGCGCCAGCAGCAAGGCACTCAGCGTCCGCCGATTCTCCCCATTCCCGGCGCCGCTGCACCCATAGCAACGAAGGAGGCACAATGA
- a CDS encoding metallopeptidase TldD-related protein yields MKPTRRIANLFTAGLLSAAILVPHSATAQATRADAEKDPVLKAMLDELDRSMAHLQLPGFEKPYFIEYRIEEVQDFETRASYGAAEGSQHSHARVARISVRVGDYKTDNSGPRGEGALQLTAIDDDPIALRSSLWTGTDQAYKSALAAFAQKQAELKQVQTPPQADDFSKAKPIISLADPVKLSVDEKSWEERVARDSGVYRSDPAVSAGQHDIQYSTASFHARVTTTWIVSSEGAIVRKISSNYSESFGVGTQADDGMRLDRSYGTSGVALSDLDNADAFKKHVVTLITSLGELRKAPLVEEEYHGPVLLSADASADTLHSLLASGVTATRPKLGTEARTNGPFASSYHARILPEFLTVVDDPALKSYEGKDLVGSYSVDDEAVPAQTVKLVAEGHLENYLIGRTPVRDFPESNGHARAGVTGPPRPVIGVLKVTAQQGLTDEELTKKLLGIAKDRGLKSVYYVETLGAESTPRLLYRIDLDGKRTLVRGAVLDDLDQRALRSGVEAAGKNLWVANYATEVPETVLAPALLFSDVTVKRANETNDKLPYYPPPD; encoded by the coding sequence ATGAAGCCCACGCGCCGCATCGCAAATCTGTTCACCGCGGGACTTCTGTCTGCCGCCATCCTCGTGCCCCACAGCGCAACTGCACAGGCGACGCGCGCTGATGCCGAGAAGGATCCGGTCCTCAAAGCCATGCTCGACGAACTTGATCGCAGCATGGCTCACCTCCAACTCCCCGGCTTTGAAAAGCCTTATTTCATCGAATACCGCATTGAAGAAGTTCAGGACTTTGAGACCCGCGCCAGCTACGGCGCCGCCGAAGGCTCGCAGCACAGCCATGCGCGCGTAGCCCGCATCAGCGTTCGCGTAGGCGACTACAAGACTGACAACTCCGGCCCCCGCGGCGAAGGCGCACTGCAGCTGACAGCCATCGACGATGATCCGATTGCACTGCGCTCCTCCCTGTGGACCGGCACTGATCAAGCCTACAAATCCGCTCTAGCAGCGTTCGCGCAAAAACAGGCCGAACTCAAGCAGGTGCAAACACCTCCGCAGGCCGACGACTTCAGCAAGGCCAAGCCCATCATCTCGCTCGCTGATCCGGTAAAACTCTCCGTTGATGAAAAATCGTGGGAAGAACGCGTAGCCCGCGACAGCGGTGTCTATCGCAGTGATCCGGCCGTCAGCGCCGGGCAACACGATATCCAGTACTCCACTGCCTCCTTCCATGCCCGCGTCACTACGACATGGATCGTCTCCAGCGAAGGCGCGATCGTGCGCAAGATTTCAAGTAATTACTCCGAGTCCTTTGGCGTGGGGACGCAGGCTGACGACGGCATGCGACTCGACCGCTCTTACGGGACCAGTGGCGTCGCCCTCAGCGATCTCGACAACGCCGATGCTTTCAAGAAGCACGTCGTCACGCTCATTACATCTCTCGGTGAACTGCGCAAAGCTCCACTCGTAGAAGAGGAATATCACGGACCTGTGCTGCTCAGTGCCGACGCCAGCGCCGACACGCTTCACTCCCTGCTCGCCAGTGGAGTCACCGCCACACGCCCCAAGCTAGGAACGGAAGCGCGCACCAATGGACCGTTCGCTTCGAGCTACCACGCGCGCATTCTGCCGGAGTTCCTCACCGTCGTCGACGATCCAGCCCTGAAGTCATATGAAGGCAAGGATCTCGTCGGCTCCTATTCGGTCGATGATGAAGCGGTACCGGCGCAAACCGTGAAGCTGGTTGCCGAAGGCCATCTCGAAAACTACCTCATCGGCCGTACCCCGGTTCGCGATTTTCCTGAGTCGAATGGCCACGCCCGCGCAGGCGTCACTGGGCCACCGCGCCCCGTGATCGGCGTCCTCAAGGTCACAGCGCAGCAGGGGCTCACCGATGAGGAGCTGACTAAAAAGCTGCTCGGCATCGCCAAAGATCGCGGCCTCAAAAGCGTCTACTACGTTGAAACTCTGGGGGCCGAATCGACCCCGCGCCTGCTGTACCGCATCGACCTCGACGGCAAACGCACCCTCGTGCGCGGGGCCGTGCTCGACGATCTCGATCAGCGTGCCCTTCGCTCCGGTGTCGAAGCCGCAGGCAAAAATCTGTGGGTCGCCAATTACGCCACAGAGGTTCCGGAAACCGTGCTGGCCCCCGCGCTTCTCTTCAGCGACGTCACCGTAAAACGCGCTAACGAAACCAACGACAAACTCCCCTACTACCCGCCACCCGATTGA